In Armatimonadota bacterium, the genomic window ACCGTGTACCGCTGGACGCGCGAGGGGCGTCTTCCGTTCGTGCTGACGCCGGGGGGCCGGCGGCGGTATCCCCGCGAGGAAATTGAACGCCTGGCCGCCACCTGGCTGCAGGTGCACGCGCCGTCGGAACGACCGCTGCGCAAAGCGGGCTAGCAAAGGACACCGTGCCTGGGGAGGAGAGGCCATGAGAAGTCGTGTTGCGTGGGTGCGTCTGGGGGTCATCCTGACCGTGGCGCTCGCCGTCCTGC contains:
- a CDS encoding helix-turn-helix domain-containing protein, with translation MDADKRYLSRLEVARLFEVSPHTVYRWTREGRLPFVLTPGGRRRYPREEIERLAATWLQVHAPSERPLRKAG